Proteins from one Pseudoliparis swirei isolate HS2019 ecotype Mariana Trench chromosome 22, NWPU_hadal_v1, whole genome shotgun sequence genomic window:
- the mboat1 gene encoding lysophospholipid acyltransferase 1 isoform X2 has product MGERVESAFRVETTGSHWLLPVSDYLCFPLDQVNFLACQLFGLAAAFWFRLYLSPSHANPLVRHSVAALLGVVFLIFCFGWYSAHILTLVLASYLIIINADINNVHRYSMVTAMGYLTACQVSRVFIYNYGVLSTDFSGPLMIVTQKITTLAFQLHDGMCKKSEQLTSEQKPLAINVRPSLIEYLSYNLNFMSVFVGPCSNYKEYIDFIEGRHIRRKLKQHFGTCNGQNGYDKTPDPSPLQLSVFSAERCLSEIADLLRLHAVPPHARPKFYFAWTIADAVNNAAGYGFSGLDENGKPSWDLICNLNILGIETATSFKAFIDNWNIQTGIWLKTVCYDRAPKHRLALTFFLSALWHGVYPGYYFTFITAIPITMAARAVRTSVRHYFLGSRGLKLGYDILTWAATQLAICYTVMPFLLLAVEPTLVYYRSMYFHVHIISILAAIALHWKHKPSEPSAASKTCFSSSSSSSSSSQCSAQGQPVHSNNNTNKVD; this is encoded by the exons ATGGGCGAACGGGTGGAAAGCGCGTTTCGCGTTGAAACCActggatcccattggctgctgcCTGTCAGCGACTACTTGTGCTTCCCTCTTGATCAG GTGAATTTTTTGGCGTGCCAGCTGTTTGGCCTGGCGGCTGCCTTCTGGTTCCGTCTCTACCTCAGTCCTAGCCATGCCAATCCCCTGGTCAGGCACTCTGTGGCCGCCCTCCTGGGCGTCGTCTTTCTCATCTTCTGCTTTGGATG GTACTCGGCTCACATCCTGACACTGGTGCTTGCAAGCTACTTGATCATCATCAACGCTGATATCAACAATGTACACAG GTATTCCATGGTGACGGCTATGGGCTACTTGACCGCGTGCCAAGTGAGCAGAGTCTTCATCTATAACTATGGAGTTCTGTCCACTGACTTCTCCGG GCCTCTGATGATAGTAACCCAGAAGATAACAACACTGGCTTTCCAGCTCCATGACG GTATGTGTAAGAAATCTGAACAACTGACCTCTGAGCAGAAGCCTTTGGCTATTAA TGTGAGGCCTTCTCTCATCGAGTACCTGAGTTACAATCTGAACTTCATGAGTGTCTTCGTGGGACCATGTAGCAACTATAAAGAATACATAGACTTCATAGAGGGCAGACACATCCGCAGGAAGCTGAAGCAGCACTTTGGGACGTGCAATGGGCAGAACGGCTACGATAAGACCCCGGACCCATCACCTCTG CAGTTATCTGTTTTCTCTGCAGAACGCTGTCTGTCGGAAATTGCTGATCTGCTGCGGCTGCACGCTGTTCCTCCTCACG CCCGGCCCAAATTCTACTTCGCCTGGACAatag CTGATGCGGTCAACAACGCTGCAGGTTACGGTTTCTCGGGGTTGGATGAAAATGGAAAGCCATCTTGGGATCTCATCTGTAACCTCAACATTTTAGGGATTGAG ACCGCAACCAGTTTTAAGGCATTCATAGACAACTGGAACATTCAAACAGGAATTTGGCTCAAAAC ggTGTGTTATGACCGAGCCCCTAAACACAGGTTGGCGTTGACCTTCTTCCTGTCTGCCCTGTGGCACGGTGTTTACCCGGGCTACTATTTCACATTCATCACTGCCATCCCCATCACCATGGCAGCACGAGCT gTACGGACGTCAGTCCGCCACTACTTTCTGGGCTCCAGAGGCTTGAAGCTGGGTTACGACATCTTAACTTGGGCAGCCACTCAGCTGGCCATCTGCTACACTGTTatgccttttcttcttctggcaGTAGAACCCACTTTGGTTTATTACAG gtcTATGTACTTCCATGTTCACATAATCAGCATTCTGGCTGCGATCGCCCTGCATTGGAAACACAAACCCAGTGAACCCTCTGCCGCCAGCAAAAcgtgtttttcctcctcttcatcctcctcctcctcgtctcagtGCTCAGCACAGGGCCAGCCTGTTCACTCcaacaacaatacaaacaaaGTAGATTGA
- the mboat1 gene encoding lysophospholipid acyltransferase 1 isoform X3, whose translation MGERVESAFRVETTGSHWLLPVSDYLCFPLDQVNFLACQLFGLAAAFWFRLYLSPSHANPLVRHSVAALLGVVFLIFCFGWYSAHILTLVLASYLIIINADINNVHRYSMVTAMGYLTACQVSRVFIYNYGVLSTDFSGPLMIVTQKITTLAFQLHDGMCKKSEQLTSEQKPLAINVRPSLIEYLSYNLNFMSVFVGPCSNYKEYIDFIEGRHIRRKLKQHFGTCNGQNGYDKTPDPSPLLSVFSAERCLSEIADLLRLHAVPPHARPKFYFAWTIADAVNNAAGYGFSGLDENGKPSWDLICNLNILGIETATSFKAFIDNWNIQTGIWLKTVCYDRAPKHRLALTFFLSALWHGVYPGYYFTFITAIPITMAARAVRTSVRHYFLGSRGLKLGYDILTWAATQLAICYTVMPFLLLAVEPTLVYYRSMYFHVHIISILAAIALHWKHKPSEPSAASKTCFSSSSSSSSSSQCSAQGQPVHSNNNTNKVD comes from the exons ATGGGCGAACGGGTGGAAAGCGCGTTTCGCGTTGAAACCActggatcccattggctgctgcCTGTCAGCGACTACTTGTGCTTCCCTCTTGATCAG GTGAATTTTTTGGCGTGCCAGCTGTTTGGCCTGGCGGCTGCCTTCTGGTTCCGTCTCTACCTCAGTCCTAGCCATGCCAATCCCCTGGTCAGGCACTCTGTGGCCGCCCTCCTGGGCGTCGTCTTTCTCATCTTCTGCTTTGGATG GTACTCGGCTCACATCCTGACACTGGTGCTTGCAAGCTACTTGATCATCATCAACGCTGATATCAACAATGTACACAG GTATTCCATGGTGACGGCTATGGGCTACTTGACCGCGTGCCAAGTGAGCAGAGTCTTCATCTATAACTATGGAGTTCTGTCCACTGACTTCTCCGG GCCTCTGATGATAGTAACCCAGAAGATAACAACACTGGCTTTCCAGCTCCATGACG GTATGTGTAAGAAATCTGAACAACTGACCTCTGAGCAGAAGCCTTTGGCTATTAA TGTGAGGCCTTCTCTCATCGAGTACCTGAGTTACAATCTGAACTTCATGAGTGTCTTCGTGGGACCATGTAGCAACTATAAAGAATACATAGACTTCATAGAGGGCAGACACATCCGCAGGAAGCTGAAGCAGCACTTTGGGACGTGCAATGGGCAGAACGGCTACGATAAGACCCCGGACCCATCACCTCTG TTATCTGTTTTCTCTGCAGAACGCTGTCTGTCGGAAATTGCTGATCTGCTGCGGCTGCACGCTGTTCCTCCTCACG CCCGGCCCAAATTCTACTTCGCCTGGACAatag CTGATGCGGTCAACAACGCTGCAGGTTACGGTTTCTCGGGGTTGGATGAAAATGGAAAGCCATCTTGGGATCTCATCTGTAACCTCAACATTTTAGGGATTGAG ACCGCAACCAGTTTTAAGGCATTCATAGACAACTGGAACATTCAAACAGGAATTTGGCTCAAAAC ggTGTGTTATGACCGAGCCCCTAAACACAGGTTGGCGTTGACCTTCTTCCTGTCTGCCCTGTGGCACGGTGTTTACCCGGGCTACTATTTCACATTCATCACTGCCATCCCCATCACCATGGCAGCACGAGCT gTACGGACGTCAGTCCGCCACTACTTTCTGGGCTCCAGAGGCTTGAAGCTGGGTTACGACATCTTAACTTGGGCAGCCACTCAGCTGGCCATCTGCTACACTGTTatgccttttcttcttctggcaGTAGAACCCACTTTGGTTTATTACAG gtcTATGTACTTCCATGTTCACATAATCAGCATTCTGGCTGCGATCGCCCTGCATTGGAAACACAAACCCAGTGAACCCTCTGCCGCCAGCAAAAcgtgtttttcctcctcttcatcctcctcctcctcgtctcagtGCTCAGCACAGGGCCAGCCTGTTCACTCcaacaacaatacaaacaaaGTAGATTGA
- the mboat1 gene encoding lysophospholipid acyltransferase 1 isoform X1 produces MGERVESAFRVETTGSHWLLPVSDYLCFPLDQVNFLACQLFGLAAAFWFRLYLSPSHANPLVRHSVAALLGVVFLIFCFGWYSAHILTLVLASYLIIINADINNVHRYSMVTAMGYLTACQVSRVFIYNYGVLSTDFSGPLMIVTQKITTLAFQLHDGMCKKSEQLTSEQKPLAINVRPSLIEYLSYNLNFMSVFVGPCSNYKEYIDFIEGRHIRRKLKQHFGTCNGQNGYDKTPDPSPLNAVCRKLLICCGCTLFLLTVTRSLPITYNVDPHFVSQAPFLTRLTYAFFSIQAARPKFYFAWTIADAVNNAAGYGFSGLDENGKPSWDLICNLNILGIETATSFKAFIDNWNIQTGIWLKTVCYDRAPKHRLALTFFLSALWHGVYPGYYFTFITAIPITMAARAVRTSVRHYFLGSRGLKLGYDILTWAATQLAICYTVMPFLLLAVEPTLVYYRSMYFHVHIISILAAIALHWKHKPSEPSAASKTCFSSSSSSSSSSQCSAQGQPVHSNNNTNKVD; encoded by the exons ATGGGCGAACGGGTGGAAAGCGCGTTTCGCGTTGAAACCActggatcccattggctgctgcCTGTCAGCGACTACTTGTGCTTCCCTCTTGATCAG GTGAATTTTTTGGCGTGCCAGCTGTTTGGCCTGGCGGCTGCCTTCTGGTTCCGTCTCTACCTCAGTCCTAGCCATGCCAATCCCCTGGTCAGGCACTCTGTGGCCGCCCTCCTGGGCGTCGTCTTTCTCATCTTCTGCTTTGGATG GTACTCGGCTCACATCCTGACACTGGTGCTTGCAAGCTACTTGATCATCATCAACGCTGATATCAACAATGTACACAG GTATTCCATGGTGACGGCTATGGGCTACTTGACCGCGTGCCAAGTGAGCAGAGTCTTCATCTATAACTATGGAGTTCTGTCCACTGACTTCTCCGG GCCTCTGATGATAGTAACCCAGAAGATAACAACACTGGCTTTCCAGCTCCATGACG GTATGTGTAAGAAATCTGAACAACTGACCTCTGAGCAGAAGCCTTTGGCTATTAA TGTGAGGCCTTCTCTCATCGAGTACCTGAGTTACAATCTGAACTTCATGAGTGTCTTCGTGGGACCATGTAGCAACTATAAAGAATACATAGACTTCATAGAGGGCAGACACATCCGCAGGAAGCTGAAGCAGCACTTTGGGACGTGCAATGGGCAGAACGGCTACGATAAGACCCCGGACCCATCACCTCTG AACGCTGTCTGTCGGAAATTGCTGATCTGCTGCGGCTGCACGCTGTTCCTCCTCACGGTGACTCGGTCTTTGCCGATAACGTACAACGTGGACCCCCATTTTGTGAGCCAAGCCCCCTTCCTCACCAGGCTCACCTACGCCTTCTTCTCTATACAAGCAGCCCGGCCCAAATTCTACTTCGCCTGGACAatag CTGATGCGGTCAACAACGCTGCAGGTTACGGTTTCTCGGGGTTGGATGAAAATGGAAAGCCATCTTGGGATCTCATCTGTAACCTCAACATTTTAGGGATTGAG ACCGCAACCAGTTTTAAGGCATTCATAGACAACTGGAACATTCAAACAGGAATTTGGCTCAAAAC ggTGTGTTATGACCGAGCCCCTAAACACAGGTTGGCGTTGACCTTCTTCCTGTCTGCCCTGTGGCACGGTGTTTACCCGGGCTACTATTTCACATTCATCACTGCCATCCCCATCACCATGGCAGCACGAGCT gTACGGACGTCAGTCCGCCACTACTTTCTGGGCTCCAGAGGCTTGAAGCTGGGTTACGACATCTTAACTTGGGCAGCCACTCAGCTGGCCATCTGCTACACTGTTatgccttttcttcttctggcaGTAGAACCCACTTTGGTTTATTACAG gtcTATGTACTTCCATGTTCACATAATCAGCATTCTGGCTGCGATCGCCCTGCATTGGAAACACAAACCCAGTGAACCCTCTGCCGCCAGCAAAAcgtgtttttcctcctcttcatcctcctcctcctcgtctcagtGCTCAGCACAGGGCCAGCCTGTTCACTCcaacaacaatacaaacaaaGTAGATTGA